The genomic stretch ACACATGCATCGGCACTGCCTTTGGCTATCGCACGGCGATACCAAGTTTCACTCTCGGCCAGCTGACCAAGCTGCGCATAGCTGTACCCTAACTGATAGAGCACACTCTGCTGAGTGAACTCGTTCAGTTTCTCTACATCCGCATAGGCGCGTTTCAACCATTCAATCGCCAGCAGAGAGTCATACGCTTGAGCACTGTAACTGCCAAGCAAATAGGCTTGGTATTCGGCTGGGTGCTTTTCAAATAGCTCTACATCCAGCGATGCGCCATGTTGCTGCAATAGCGTGTAGGCCTTTTGAAAAGTGGCGGAATTGTTATCCCACTGTTTGAGGTTGTTTTGTACGGCATAAGCCGAGCTGCTGATTGCTAGCAATAAGAGTAGGTTGGCGCTATGCAGCGGAACTCTTTTAGTGACCATTGGTGTCGCTGTCGTTGCCATTGGGGGCTTCACTCTCTGTTATGCCAAGCAGGCGCGCCATTGCTTCATCACCGAGCTGCACATGCAGCAACTGATAGAGATTGGTGAATGATTGATACGCCTCTCGCCAATACGCCGCCAGCGGTTGGCTGCGTCTGACACCTTGCCAATGATGTTGATAGCTTTCATGGAAATGGCGTTGAGTCCGCTGGGTCAGGTTATCTGCCAACCGTTGCCATAATGGTTCACTTTGCACCAGCCACAGCAGATTAATCCAGTCGCTGGCCTCAGCTTCACGCAGTAACGCTTGTAACTGTGCATCGCTTAAATGGGCGAACAAAAAAGCGGCGCGCCACGGGGTTTGCTCGCCGGGCGCGTGGTTCTCTAACTCTTGTTGTAGCTGAGCGTCCGTGAATGGCTGCCAAACTAATGGTGCAAGCGGATACTCTCTTTCGCGCGCCTGCTCTGCCTCTTCCAAAGCCGCTTGCCATTCAAAACCGAGTGACGCGAGCATGATGTCGCGCAGATAATCACGTGGCCTGCCCTCGCTCAGTGCCAGCATACCATCGCTAAACAACAGCAGCGCCAGTTGTTCAAACGCCGAAAAAGGCTGATTCAACAACCCTCTCTGGCATACTTGCGCCACTGCGCTGGCATCATGCCCCCACAGCAAAAGTTCGATCACTTTGTCACAATAACTTTGTGCAGCTTGGCTCAAAACCGGTTCGACAAAGGGTTGATGCGCCACTTCCAGCACCAACCAACCTTGGCGAGCCACTAAATCGCGATAGTGCAGTACCTGCTGCACTATAGGCAGCAGCGAAGCCCTTTGCGCTTGGTTTAACGCCTGAATATTTCTGTGTGTCGCTTCACTTAGCGAGAGTTGGCTCATGCGCTTTTCACTCCATTCATTTACTGCTACTCAGCTTGCGGTGAACAAAACGCCGCGTAATCGGCAATGCGTGCGCTTAATCGCTGCGCAGCGCCTGCATCGGCACGGCCCAAGGCATCCAAAATGCGCTGCGCTTCATCGCGATAGGCAGCAATTTTTTCACGGCTCCAGTGGTGTGGCGGTGGCGATAAGTTGGTGATGCGATCGCACAGCTTCACCAGCCATATTTCATCTGGCTGCTGTTGTATCCTCGCCAGTGAATCGGCCATTTGCGCTGCCTTATCGCCTACCTGCTTATTTTTGCTCAGTGCCAACACGCCTTGCGCCACTTGCTCCCCAAACGCTTCTTCCACTTGCTGATAACGGGTTGAAGTATCTTCAATCACATCATGCAGCAGCGCCACTTGCAGTGCTAAACGGCCATCAAGATCGGGGCGCGATTTAAGTGCATGCATCACCTCCATTGCCACTGCGCCTAAATGCACACAATAAGGCAAGTGCTCATCATGCCGTCGGCCTTTGAAGGTTTGCCCAGCATGGGCGCGCGCTGCAAAGTACCACGCGGCTAAGTAATCATCGGGGTTCCAGTTCATCATCTGTCCTACTTGCTTACACTTACCTCAGCATGCCACCTTTAACCTTGCCTTTATCACCACACTTTCGGTACAAACTGGCAGCGCAGTTGACCGCGCAGCCAGTTATCTTGCTGGATGGTTTGGCGCAAACCTCGGTGGTAGTCGTTAAAGGTGCCGAGCATCAGCGCGCACTCTTGGCGGCGGCTGTTTTCATGGCGGCACAGGCTGAGGGTTTGGCCATCAAACTGTGCGTAGAGGGTGAAACTATAACGGCCATCTGCGGTGCTTTGTTTCACCGCTTGCGCCGGTTGCTTCGCCAAGAGATCGAGCGCCAAGGGCTCGCTCGTGCGCCATTTTTTATTAAAGTACAGCTCACTGTTTTGCAGCACGCATTGCACCCGCTCGCCATACTTGGCGTTTTCACGCGCCAACTCCAGCTGCGCTTGCTGCTCTTTCAGCGCTTGTTCGCGTGCTTGTTGCTCGGCCAAACGGCGCGCTTCACGTTGCCTATCCAACTCGGCTTGTTTTAGCTGCGCGTCATATTGCTGCTCGGGGGTTAATGCCAGCCATTGGGCTTCACTCATTCCTAATGGGTAACTGGCGCACGCCGTCAGCAGCAAAGCGCACACCACACAGCTCAAATAGGGTTTGAGTGGGTTTAAGCGAGGTTTCATTTTGCTTCTCTATAGTGATGCAATTCAATGCGCAGTTAGACACCGCTACATTAGGTATCTTAACGTCCATCGCGAACGAAACGAACACGGCTTTCAGCCCCTCCTATCAATTCGTCCACTACTGCACCATCTCCAAAATAAACTCCCCATCCTCCTATCGCTGTATCTCGATAAATAAATGGTGATGAAGACCAATACGATTGATTGCCTGTATTAGGAAAGGCAATTAAATTAATGGTTGGTTTCTGATAACTCTCACCACGGCATTGACCAGCTAACTTATTTGAAAACATAGAATAATAAAAATAAGTATCAAACAATTGATTAATAAAATTACTCGAAAAATGACGACCTTCAGAGCATAAAACTAACGACTCTAGCTCATCAATTGTGGGTAAGCGCCAAGCCGTTGAGCCTGCAAAATTGTGCTTTAGCTTTATTGCGTCACGCCATTTATATTCTTTCGCCTCACCGTTGCAAGTTTTGCCATCCCAGCTTTGACCTAGGCCACAGCGCATCCAAGTAAGGTTGGTTTCTTTGTCATATACCGTTCCATTCGGATTAACCACATATTGGTTCACGGTTGCAGGCGGCTCTTTTTGTTCAGAAGAAGGGAGCACTGGTTTAGGTGTACTTGGATTAGCTTCGGCTCGCACCAAACGGACGTGGTAGTCGTTGAGCTTATTGTCGTTGTCGACGTCACCACCGTAGAAGTTGACGCTCCACGCGCGGTTACTATTGCTGGCATCGGGCGAAGACGACCAATAATAACTAAAACTATCTGACATGTTGGGAAAAGCCCTGATGTTGATGGTCGGTTTTTGGTAGTTGTTACCAAGACATAAGCCATTGGTATCATTTACATACTTACCATTGGGACGCACTGAAGGCTTACGCCCGTTCGAGCAGTAAACCAATGAATCCAGCTCATCAATTGTGGGTAAGCGCCAAGCGGTTGAGCCCGCAAACTGGTGTGTTAGTTTGGTTGCGTCATTCCATGTATATTTTTTCGCTTCACCAGTGCAGGTTTTGCCATCCCAGCTTTGACCTAGGCTGCAGCGCATCCAAGTAAGGTTGGTTTCTTTGTCATATACCGTTCCATTCGGATTAACCACATATTGGTTCACGGTTGCAGGCGGCTCTTTTTGTTCAGAAGAAGAGAACGCTGGTTTAAGTGTACTTGGATTTGATTCGGCTCGCACCAAACGGACGCGGTGGTTGTAGCTCTTATGGTTGTTGTCGACGCGACCAGTCTCGAAGTCGACGAGCCACGCGTAGTAACTTTTATTGTAGAAATAGGGCGAAGACGACCAATAAGCATAATCCAGCGTGTTAGGAAAAGCCCTGATGTTGATGGTCGGCTCTTGGTAGTTACCAAGGCAAAAGCCATTGGTATCCCCCACATACTCACCATTGGGGCGCTCTGAAGGCTTGCGCCCTTTTGAGCAGTAGACTAAGGAATCCAGCTCTTCAATTGTGGGTAGGCGCCAAGCGGTTGAGCCCGCAAAATTGTGCGTTAGCTTGGTTGCGTCATGCCATGTATATTTTTTCGCCTCACCGTTGCAGGTTTTGCCATCCCAGCTTTGACCTAGGCTACAGCGCATCCAAACCAGCTGAGTTTGTTTATCAAACACGGTGCCATCAAGGTTGTCGTAATAACGGTTAGCGATAAGCGGAAAGGTCTCTATACGTGCGTTAACCTGCTGAACATATTTCCCTTGTGGGAAACGCTTTAAATACTCTCGTGCAGTTTCTATTGTGGTGGATTTTTCAAAATACAACGTTTCAATCTTTTGCCTAACTTCAATCGAATACTTGCCATTGGGATATAGCTTGAGATATTCATTCACACCCGACAAGTCGGTTGCGTTTTTGTAAATCGTATATTCTAAATTTTCACTCACTTGTTGAGCATATTTCCCTTGTGGGAAACGCTTTAAATACTCTTGCGCATCTGCAATTTTGGTGATTTTTTTGTAGTAATAGTTTTCGCCGTAGATCTGTTGTAGATCAAACTTAACCCGCTTATTGACGTTTTCAGCCAACATCAGGCTTTGGCTGCCTTCAAGGTAACTGGCATCGGCAAAGATTTTGTTCACCGAAATGTCGGTTTGCCCAGCGTGGGTCATAATATCCAACGGGCAATCTCCGATGGGCTTGCCGTTTAAGGTGATGGCGACACCTTGATCATTAAACTCACCGCAATCAATACGCAGTGCCACATTGGGTTCAGGCTGACAGGCGGTGATGGTTAGCGCCGCTATGGGAAGGAATATTTTTTTCATCATGATGATCAACTCTTTTTTATAAATTGGCACAAACGGCTTGGTAGTAAGCGGTATAAGAACGGTAGTAACGCGGTGCATCACTACCATACCAACCCACAGCGGAGTCAAACATTGCAAAGAGACTATTTTTCTTTCTCTCTTGGCCATTTCCATTGACACAAATAACGTCACAGTTAATCGAATTATCACTATAGCTATTACAGTATTGTGTCTCTCTTAACTGCCAGTTGCGTGAGTTTTGCGCATACATTTGCTGCTTTTGTTGCTGAGCTTGATTGGCGCGCTCTTGAGCGGCTTGCGCCTCTTTTTTAGCTTGGGCGGCTTGTGCTAACGCTTGCTCCGCTTGTTGCTTGGCTTTAAGTGCTGCTTGCTTTTCTGCCTCGGCACGCTCTTCCGCTTCCAACGCATCAAAATAGGCACTGGCCTGCTGTAAGCGGTTAACTTTCGGTTTGCTGAACTCTTGATAGGCAAAGTAACCCGCAATGCCGACCACCAACAACGCGATGATCCAGTTTTGCGGAACTTGCCAAAAGGGCTTTTTACTCATGGAATGTTCTCTATTAGCTTTAAATGTGAATAACATACTCTCTATTGATAATTTTAATCAATGTGTTACATCATCAAATGGCATGGCTTCTCTCTGCTTAATGTGATCCTGTTTAAAAAAATCCCATGCGGCGTTTTTTGCCGGTGGGGTGTTGCTCTAGATAACGGGCTAGTTCATCAAATACGCCGCTGTGATTGGCGTATTCCACGACCTGCTTGGCCGATTCAAACCACTCTAGAGTGCTTGGCTGACGCTGGCGAATGTGCTCGCTGAGATCGGCCATGGTGATGGTGCTGTCTTGTCCGGTGCGCAGAATTTGCTCTATCACTTGCTCACTCACGGCATCGACCCAGCCTTTAAGATCCGCACCGGAATGCCCCTCACTAAGCTCAGCAAGCTGGCGGTAGTCGAGCGGTTCAATCGGTAAATCAGCGAGTAAACGTTGCAAAATATCTTGCCGCGCTTTGGCATCTGGCGGGCTTACAAATAAGGTGAGATCAAAACGCCCCGGGCGACGAAAGGCGGAATCCACATCCCACGGTGCGTTGGTTGCGCCAATCACCAATAGGTTTTCATTGTCGCTTTCTACGCCATCCAACTCTGCCAGAAAGTGGTTGATGGTGGTGGTCAGTGAGGTGTGGCGCAGCAGCTCGCGCTTGCGGCCGAGGGCATCAATTTCATCAATAAAAATCACTGCCGGTTTGTGGGCTCGCGCCGTCGCAAACAGGGCTTGGATATTTTTCTCACTGTTACCAAGGTACATATCCAAAATATCGTCGATGCTGACGTTGAAAAACGCGGCGTGACACTCACCCGCGATGGCGCGAGCAAAGTAGGTTTTTCCGCAGCCCGGCGGCCCGTAAAGCAGCAAACCTCCGCCTGCGGATTTGTTAAAACGTTTAAACAGCGCAGGGTTTTTAAAGGGCTCGATAATTTTCATTCTTGCTTGCTGTTTTAGCTCATCCAAACCGCCAACGTGTGAAAAATCAACGAAATATTTGCTACTCAGCGGGCTAAAGTGGCGCGCTGTCGGGGGCGAGTTGTCCGCGGGTAGCGGCTCGGCTTGTTCATTCATCGGGGGTTTCCTTGGTATTCGTCAATCCGCGCCAACCTTTGGCTTTCCACACTTTCCAACTGGCTCTGCAAACCTGCCAACATTGGCTTGGTGAGTGGGCGGTGAGTTTATGTTGCAGCCAAGCCAGTAAGCGACTTAGCCAATAAGCGTTCAGCGTTAATACTGCGGCAATCCCGCCACTGATTAAGAAAGTGATGAGATCCCACTCTTGCGGCGGAAAAACCTGCGTTAACATCAGCAGCATAAGGCCAAGCGCGGGGATCCTCTCATCCCAGCTAAATACCCAAACGGTAAGGGCAAAACTGACCAACAGTAACCCTACCCTGATCCCACCCAAGAGATCTTCGCTGGCTAAATACGGCCATAGGTGGGTCGTGATGCCGAGCAGCGCCAACACGGCATACGCGAGCCCCGCTTGGATCTGGCGACGCACCTGTTGATTGAGTTGCTGTGCCACTTCGTGGTTGAGGGGATCAAAGCGTAAAATTTGCTGCAACAGGCGCTGCTTTTGCCAAGGGGAGGTACTGTATTGCGCCAACAACTCCAGCGCGAAGGCATCTTGTGGCTGGTGCTGTAGATGCTCACGCAAGAGGGTTTTGGCTAAATCAGGGCGCAAACAGAGCGAGCCATACAACTGCGCAAGATGCAGCCGCGCTTCGCGATGCCAAGGGTCGAGCGACAGCGCTTCAAGCAAATGGAACTGCGCTTTGCCAATCTGCTGCTGATGGAGCATCACCTGCGCAAGATTATCGTGGTTGTCGGCATCATGATACGCCAACGATAACGCGCGTTGAGCACACTGCTCTGCTTGTGTTAGCCGATTGAGACGCAGCGCGATTTGGGTTTTAATGAGCCAGAAAAAACTGTGTGAATGGCATTGGCTTTGCAGCCGCTGCGCCGCTTGATCCACCTCATCAAAGGCTTGTTGGCTATAGAGTGCTAACAAATGGTAAAGCGCTGCCGCCACATCGGTATGATCACTGGCGAGTTGGCGCTGCGTTTCATCAAGCAGTTGTTGGTAGCGGTTAAGTTGATACAAGAGCTCCAAGCGGTCAATATGCTCCATCACCCATTCCCTCGGCTTGGATTCACCAGCTCAATGCAGCCTTGGCAGCGATAGTGCATGCAGGCAAGGCTCAGCAGGTACGGCACAATAAAATAGTCAGGATTGATTGGAATGGTCGCCACCATCATGGCGATCCCCACCCCTTGCACTGCCCACAACTTGCGCGGCGGGTAGTAGTGCTTCCACATCGCCCATGCCCCATTTAACCCAAATAGCAGTATTAGCAACACCAACCAATACAGGGGCAAGGTAAACTGTTTGAGCCAGATGGTCATAAAAGTGAGGTGGCAAAGTACCAGCAACAAATGCCACAGCAGCGTGCGTAAGGTTAAGCTCATCACTAATCGAAGTTGCGCCAACGAATCGGACTGCGTGCGTAACAGGGTAAAGAGTGTGCGAGGTAACATCATGGCTGCCATTCCTGCTGTGAGTACAACTGCCACACGGTTAGGCAAGGTGCTTTACCTTGATAACAGCGCAAACGATGTTGATTTTTGCCTGAAATGGCACTCAACTGAGGCTCTAGCGCAGCCTGTTGCCGCAAATACTGTACGCTGCGCTGCATGATGGCTTTATCGTCAGGGTAATAATCAATATCGTCGATTTGTTGCAACTTCGCTTCGGCGTACGCTATGGCCTCGGTTTTATCTAAACCAAACAGTGTGATAAAGCCCAAATACTCATCGATATGCGCGATGATGTTGTCTTGCCATATGCGGGCATCGAGCAGTTCAAATCGGATCACCTGCGGCCACACCTTGGCGGCACTTTGCACATCACCACGCGCAAGGTATTGATCGATTTGGTGCTCTAACAGCAGAGCAAAAAAGTCATCAATAACAATGCCTTTGCCGCTGCCATTGTCGGTAAGGTAGATCGGCACAGCCGTGAGGGAGCCATCATTCTTGACCCGCTTCGCCCATTGCAAGCAGTGCTGTTCACTTGGCCAATCTGCCCACGGCCACCAAGGCTGGCTCACTTTTAGCTGATGATCCAATTGCTGAAACTGTTCAAGCTGTTTTGCCATACGTTTTTTCAGCCAAGCACTAAAGGTGATGCTTTGCTCTGCAGTGCTGCGTTGCAAGAGCGTTTGCAACTCGCCACGTAAAAATGGCCGCTCCTGCTTAAAACGAAAGCGTTCGTTCAGCAGTGCAAGGCGGCTTTGCAGATAAGCCTGCTGGGAAAACTCATTCTGCTTTTGCAGCACTTCTTGCAATAGCTGGTTATCGTAAGCGAGATAAGGCAAGGGCCAATCGTCTTCACCTTGGCACAGTGCCAGCGCATACTGTTTCTGCGCCCGAGGGATGAGGCGGGCATACTCGCCCTGTTCAAGGTTTAAATAATAAGGCACAGGCATAGGAGATAAAGGGTCGCTGTCCGTAGCCATTGCCACATCACGCTCTGGCATGCTCAGCGCATAAACCACAGCGCTGAGTAACCCTATACCCTGCATAACGAACCCAAGCCTTTTTGTTTGCTTCCATTGCGGCATCCGTGCCTACTCTTATTTTTATACCCTAAAGTGCGCCACAAAGGCGCACTGCCAAAAAACCAATCACTGTCCGGCTCGCACCAAGCGCCATTTATAAATCACGTTCAATAATCACTAACATACTTGCTATTGATAAAGTTAATCACTGCGTTGCATCATCAAATTGCATTATTGTTTACTGCCTTCGTCAATGTTCTTGATAGTCTTTCTCTAACGGCAACTTTTCTAACAACTGATGTTGTTGCAACGTCATTCGTGCCAGTTCGCGCCAGCGTAGGCACAGTTCTATCGGCAGTTTGTCGGCCAAATCTTTGGCAGTTCACACACTTGTTGCAGCACCTGTTGGTTTTGCGCGGGCGTAAAGCCTTGCTGGGGCAGTGAAAGTAGGATTTGCAGCAACAATTCTTCGCTGGTTTGTTGCGCCACGGGGTAGCGTGCTTCTTAAACGCCCCGCTATCTGGGTTTGGCCAAAACCCAGATAGCGCGGGGCGGTAGTAGGTTGTGTGAGTAGATCTGCTAAAGTATGGTGTCTACTGCAATCCTTTCTTATAAGTGTGCGCAATTAACCAGAGATTAGGTTGTAAGGTATTTGCGTTTTCATCACAGGTCGAACGCTATAGTTTTGTACAAACATACTTTTCAATCTCACTTTGAGACAAGTTATTTAATCCCATACGACCCAGAAAACCATGGTTCCACTCACCATCCCAGAAGTAGATGATATGGTCAGAACCTTGGGTACATTCCACACGATACGAAGCGGCCCCCATTACTTTGCCATTCGAAACAACGCGCTTTACTCCTCGTTGATTTGAAGCAACTGTATTTGATTTAGCCACGGCGCCTGCTGCAGCCGTAGTAGCAACAGCCGTTGTCGCAGTATCTACTGCATCTGTACTCGCATAACGCCGCGATTCCATACGCTTGGTATCTTCACCAATGAACTGATTGTAGAGCTCGCCTGTTTTGGTGACTACAGAGTACATTGATGCTGATTGCCTTGGCGCCGATGGTAGTTGTGCAAACGCGCTGAAAGCTAGCTTTTGGGTACCTTTGGCTTTCGGTTCTTTTGCGGCAACAAGTGACACTGATTTAATTTCTGCTGATATTTTCGCTACACCATCGGGATACACCGCTGTGTATCCACCTAGCGTCCCGCGATCAAAATACGCAGTCTGAAATGCGCCAAACCTTACAGCATTCCGAGCCGTTGCATTGTCTGAACTCAATCTCGAACTCACGACCTGTTCCAAACTAATGTGTGGTTTGGTAGTGGACGTTCCGAAAAGCTTTGCTTTTACTTCCTTTTCCAGTGGTAGATTGAATGAAAACTCAATCACCACATTAAAATCATGATACTCGGGGATAAAAGTCGCATTGCTCCCTAACCTCAATTGGTAACCAACGCTGGCGGTCGCGTTAACTTCGTAAGAATACTCAGAAGCCAAACCCCAACGCGATATTTTTCGGCCATCAACGGAAGAATCTAAGTCTGTCAACTCGAGCCTAAACAGCCCATCTTTGTTTTTGATTGATTCAAAGGCAAAAGCCTCCAAAGTCTTATGGTGTTCAGTTGTTTTGGCCAACTGCTGTGACTTTTGACCATCACTTGGTAACAACGTTAATTGATACGCTCGGAATTGTGCTAAAAATTGCCCCTTGTCTCTTAACAAAGCAACATAGGTCTCTTTGGTCTGTTGGTATACGTCTTGATATTTCGTCTTAGCAAAATCCTTTAGATATTTTTCATAGTCGTTTTCTGAAGTCAGTATCTTTGAAATGCTGGCGAGGTCCTGTTTTTCGCCGGACAAATCGTATGCTTTCTTCAAAGATGCGTACGTATTCTGCGTTCTGTACAGCGACAGTAATTTCACCTTGGCCAAGGCTGAAATTTCCGAATTTTTAGTATTACGTTTAGAGAAAGCAATCAACTGCTCTTCTGAGGTCAATAGGGCCAGTTCAGATTTCAAATCGCCATTTTCCTTTGACCAAAGGTACGCGTTTTGGAAACCCGACACTGTTTGTTTCGAACGATATAAACCGATCAGTTCACTCTTTGCCGAATACACAACAGGTAACGCGACCGCAGGCGAGTAGAGCTTTACAAATTCTAAAAGTGCGTCTTCACCTTTGATCAACACGTACTCGGAAGATAAATCGTTCGAATCACCAGACCATTTAAACGCATTGCGATAACCTTGCACACTTTTCTGTTCTCTATAAAGACCAACTAGTCGATTCTTCACGTCTGATGCAGAGCTGTGCGCTTTGTATTGCCCTAAGTAACTGACTAATACTGCCGTATCTTTAGAATGCATCGCGTCTTTATATAAGATCGTGCGAATCGCCTCTTTACTGGATGCAGTAATTGATTGATATCGTATCTGTTGCTCTTTACTGGTCGCCAACGTTACATCTTTACTCATTACCCAACCATGCTGTTGGTTCTCTAACGTTACCCATAATGCATCGGAGTTACTCTCGATCACCATCAATTGCATCACTGGGGTAAGACGAGCCTTAACATTTGTAAACTGCGGAGAGTCGTATAAGTTTGTTTCCCGAACCAATTTAGGTTCAGAGATCAAAGTATTTACTTTTTTATCGTTATATTTCTGAATAAAATCTCTCAGTTGAGCGATATTTTGAGTATCCAATTTTTCATATTCAATCTCCAACACTGAAAACAGTGCTTGCCGAGAGAAGTAGCTTCCTTTCGTTACTTCGGAAAACTCTTCTAATCCCTCTACGTCTTTTGCATTGGT from Vibrio navarrensis encodes the following:
- a CDS encoding HD domain-containing protein, which translates into the protein MMNWNPDDYLAAWYFAARAHAGQTFKGRRHDEHLPYCVHLGAVAMEVMHALKSRPDLDGRLALQVALLHDVIEDTSTRYQQVEEAFGEQVAQGVLALSKNKQVGDKAAQMADSLARIQQQPDEIWLVKLCDRITNLSPPPHHWSREKIAAYRDEAQRILDALGRADAGAAQRLSARIADYAAFCSPQAE
- a CDS encoding DUF1566 domain-containing protein — its product is MMKKIFLPIAALTITACQPEPNVALRIDCGEFNDQGVAITLNGKPIGDCPLDIMTHAGQTDISVNKIFADASYLEGSQSLMLAENVNKRVKFDLQQIYGENYYYKKITKIADAQEYLKRFPQGKYAQQVSENLEYTIYKNATDLSGVNEYLKLYPNGKYSIEVRQKIETLYFEKSTTIETAREYLKRFPQGKYVQQVNARIETFPLIANRYYDNLDGTVFDKQTQLVWMRCSLGQSWDGKTCNGEAKKYTWHDATKLTHNFAGSTAWRLPTIEELDSLVYCSKGRKPSERPNGEYVGDTNGFCLGNYQEPTINIRAFPNTLDYAYWSSSPYFYNKSYYAWLVDFETGRVDNNHKSYNHRVRLVRAESNPSTLKPAFSSSEQKEPPATVNQYVVNPNGTVYDKETNLTWMRCSLGQSWDGKTCTGEAKKYTWNDATKLTHQFAGSTAWRLPTIDELDSLVYCSNGRKPSVRPNGKYVNDTNGLCLGNNYQKPTINIRAFPNMSDSFSYYWSSSPDASNSNRAWSVNFYGGDVDNDNKLNDYHVRLVRAEANPSTPKPVLPSSEQKEPPATVNQYVVNPNGTVYDKETNLTWMRCGLGQSWDGKTCNGEAKEYKWRDAIKLKHNFAGSTAWRLPTIDELESLVLCSEGRHFSSNFINQLFDTYFYYSMFSNKLAGQCRGESYQKPTINLIAFPNTGNQSYWSSSPFIYRDTAIGGWGVYFGDGAVVDELIGGAESRVRFVRDGR
- a CDS encoding tetratricopeptide repeat protein, with the translated sequence MSKKPFWQVPQNWIIALLVVGIAGYFAYQEFSKPKVNRLQQASAYFDALEAEERAEAEKQAALKAKQQAEQALAQAAQAKKEAQAAQERANQAQQQKQQMYAQNSRNWQLRETQYCNSYSDNSINCDVICVNGNGQERKKNSLFAMFDSAVGWYGSDAPRYYRSYTAYYQAVCANL
- a CDS encoding ATP-binding protein, whose translation is MNEQAEPLPADNSPPTARHFSPLSSKYFVDFSHVGGLDELKQQARMKIIEPFKNPALFKRFNKSAGGGLLLYGPPGCGKTYFARAIAGECHAAFFNVSIDDILDMYLGNSEKNIQALFATARAHKPAVIFIDEIDALGRKRELLRHTSLTTTINHFLAELDGVESDNENLLVIGATNAPWDVDSAFRRPGRFDLTLFVSPPDAKARQDILQRLLADLPIEPLDYRQLAELSEGHSGADLKGWVDAVSEQVIEQILRTGQDSTITMADLSEHIRQRQPSTLEWFESAKQVVEYANHSGVFDELARYLEQHPTGKKRRMGFF